The DNA region CTTCTCTCCTTTCATCATTCACCCTTCATCTATTTACTTGACAATTCGCCCAAAATCGGCAAGAACGCGAGCGTGATTTCGTAGCAATCCGAGCAAATTCAATCGATTTTTTTGAACGTCGGGGTTTTCTGCCATCACTAATACGCTATCTTCGCCATCAAAAAAGTTGCTGACGACAGGTGCAATTTGTGCCAAATTATCAACTAAAAGTTGATAGTTGCGTTCGTCTCGGGCTGCTTTAGTTTTAGGAACAAGTTGAACGAGTGCTTCGTAAAAATCGCGCTCGCAGCCTTTTTCAAACAAACTCGGATCGATAAGATTTTCGGGTTCTAGGGTTTCCGTATCGAGGTCGCCTTTAACAGCAAGGCGCGTCGAACGATTGACGGTTTCGTAGATGTTATCGAGGGTTTTATTATCCCGAATGGTTTGTAAGAAAACGGCGCGATCGCGAACGTCTAGGAGATCGTTTAAGGCGCGATCGCAATATTCCGCATCTTCCTCCGCGATCGCCGCATTCACTAAGTCATAATCAATTCCTAACTCATCTTGCAATAGCGTGCGAATGCGCTGCACGAAAAACTCCTGCAATGCAGGATAAGGCGATTCTTTGTCCTCATGATTGCTCGCAAAATCCTTACCAAATTGAGCCAGCAATTCATCTAAATTAATCCCTAAGTTTGCGTGCCAAATAATATTAATAATCGCATTTGCAGCGCGCCGCAGGGCAAACGGATCGGAAGAACCCGTCGGCAGCATTCCCAAGCCAAAGATTGAAATCAAAGTATCCAAGCGATCGGCAATACCCACAATTTGACCGATCGCGGACTCTGGCAGCACATCGTCCGCACCACGCGGTAAATAATGCTCGAAAATTGCAGTAGCCACTGCTTCCGGTTCGCCGCTAGCTAGGGCGTATTTTTGTCCCATTACCCCCTGCAATTCAGGGAATTCATAGACCATCTGCGAAACGAGATCGACTTTACACAACAGCGCTGCCCGTTCTACCCATTCCCGTTCTTGTTGTGGCAGATCGAGTTGCTTGCAAATTTCTTCGGCAATTTCAATTAAGCGCTCGACTTTATCGTGCATCGTTCCTAGATCTTCTTGGAACGTCACGGTATCGAGTTGAGGAAGGTAAGTTTCAAACGGTTCCGAACAGTCAGCATCGTAGAAAAATCGCGCATCAGCTAAACGCGCGCGAATGACTCGTTCGTTTCCGGCTGTTATGATATCGGATTTAGCCGGGTCGCCGTTAGAAATTGCAATAAAGTTAGGCAGTAGCACGCTATTTTTATCCGCCGTTTCTTTAACGGGAAAATAGCGTTGATGCGTCACCATCACGGTTGCGATCGCTTCGGTTGGCAAGCTCGAAAATTCTTCATCAAATTTCCCAGCCACCGCCGTCGGCCATTCGACTAAATTAACGACTTCATCCAACAATTCTGGGTACACTTCCGCATAACCGTGCAACTGCTGTGCCGCCGCTGCAATCTGCTGTTCGATCGCGCTACGCCGTACCGCCGGATCGACTTCAACACCTGCCCCTCTCAGGGTTTCGAGGTAATCCGCCGCGTTGGAGATGACGACAGGTTCCGGATGTAGCACGCGATGTCCCCGCGAAACGCGATCGCTTTCAATCTTGTCCGAACCGTTTACGAGAGTCAGGGGTAACACTTCCTCATCCAACAGTGTCACCAACCAGCGAATTGGGCGAGGAAAGCGCAAATCCCCATCACCCCAACGCATAAACCTGCGCCCTTCCAAGCTGGCAATCCATTGCGGAATTAGGCGCTGTAAAATCTCCGTCGCAGGCTGTCCCGGCGTTTCCTTGCGCGCGAAAACAAACTCGCCTTTCTCCGTCGGGCGTACTTCCAACGCCTCTAAAGAAACGCCTTGTTTGCGCGCAAACCCCTCAGCAGCGGGAGTTGGTTTGCCATCCTTAAACGCAGCAGCAGCGGGCGGCCCCTTAATGTCCTCGGCGCGATCGCTTTGTTGGGCGGGAAGTCCTTCGAGGAGAACGCTGAGACGGCGGGGTGTTGCGTAAACCGCGATCGCGTCCGGGACGAGGGACTGTTCCTCTAAGCTTTTGGGGATGCGCTTTTGCCATTGCGCGATCGCGCTGGCAACAAAATCTGCGGGTAACTCTTCAGTACCGACTTCTAATAACAACGTAGGCATGGGCGAACCGTTTCAACAAACACGCGGGCTAGATTAGTTTACCAAGAATGGCAGCAACTCACGAGACAAAATCTAATAATTTCGTAACTTTCAATGAAAAGATATTTTTAGATCGCTATATATAGGGTCTTTTTGAAATCAAGAAATGTTATAATTAAAGATTGCAAGGCTCGACTTCAATTCTCAACAAAAGTGACATTATTGGAAACTCCTAATGATAGCCGCGATCGCAACTCCTCAAAAAGAATCTCCTCTCCTGTTTGCAAAACTGACTTGGAGAGAGTTCAAAGCGGTCGAACAATTATTAGACCGTCCGGGATATCGAATTTCTTTTCTAGATGGAACTCTGGAGATTGTCAAAATGCCGGGAGAACCCCACGAAACTGTTAAAAAGAGAATCGCTGCCCTGCTAGAGTTATACCTTTTAATGGCAGGATTTGATTTTACACCCACCGGCTCAATGACTTTAGAAAGCGAAGGCGTTGCTGTCAAACGAGAGGCAGATGAATCTTATAAACTTGCGCCCGATCGCAAGCTACCCGATTTAGTCATTGAGGTCGTGTTTTCGAGCGGCGGCATCGACAAATTAGAAGCTTACAAGCGTTTAAAAATACCAGAAGTTTGGTTTTGGGAAGACGGATTATTGGAAATTTATCATCTGCGGGGAGAGGGCGACGGGCTGCACTACGAAAAGATTTCTGAGAGTGAAGCCGTGAAGGGAATCGACCTAGATCTATTCTTACGCTGCATTAACATGGCGAATCATGTTGAAGCGATTAAGACTTTTCAACAAGCTCTGCAAAAATAGTGAAGGATTTGCCGTAGATTCCGAAGGGACACTTCACAAACAGTACACTCGCTGCCAATTTCCCCTAGATTCCCATCCATTCTGTGCTTTTTAAAATTTATAAATGTTATAATCAAAGATTGCAAGGCTTGACTTCAATTCTCAACAGAAGTGACATTATTGGAGACTCCTAATGGTAGCCGCGATCGCAACTCCTCAAAAAGAATCTCCTCTCCTGTTTGCAAAACTGACTTGGAGAGAGTTCAAAGCTGTCGAACAATTATTAGACCGTCCGGGATATCGAATTTCTTTTCTAGATGGAACTCTGGAGATTGTCAAAATGCCGGGAGAACCCCACGAAACAATTAAAGAAAGACTTGGTGCATTGCTAGAACTCTTTCTGCTAATGGGAGGATTTGATTTTACACCCACCGGCTCAATGACTTTAGAAAGCGAAGGCGTTGCTGTCAAGCGAGAAGCTGATAAATCTTATAAACTTGCGCCCGATCGCAAGCTACCCGATTTAGTCATTGAGGTCGTGTTTTCGAGCGGCGGCATCGATAAATTGGAAGCTTACAAACGTTTGAAAATATCAGAAGTTTGGTTTTGGGAAGATGGATTATTGGAAATTTATCATCTGCGGAGAGAGGACGACGGGCTGCATTACGAAAAGATTTCCAAGAGTGAAGCCGTGAAGGGAATCGACCTCGATCTATTCTTGCGCTGCATTAACATGGCGAATCATGTTGAAGCAATTAAGACTTTTCAACAAACTCTGCAAAAATAGTGAAGGGATTGGCCGTAGATTCCGAAGGGACACTTCACAAACAGTACACTCGCTGCCAATTTCCCCTAGATTCCCGTCCATACTGAAAGTGTAAAAACACTGATGTCTAGGGAGGGAAAGGCATTATGAAACTCAAGCTCAATGCACGCTTTGTACCTGCTGCCCTAGCCACCCTCGTGCTAGGATCGACAGCACTTCCCAGCGCTGCGGAAACTGTCGCCTTAGCCACCAGTCCCAATCCCTCGGTCGTTCTTTCCGGACAATCCGGCGGAACAGTGAGTACGCCAGACTGCGGTAAAATTGCCGCAACCCCCAACCACGTCCTTAACG from Oscillatoria sp. FACHB-1406 includes:
- the glyS gene encoding glycine--tRNA ligase subunit beta, producing MPTLLLEVGTEELPADFVASAIAQWQKRIPKSLEEQSLVPDAIAVYATPRRLSVLLEGLPAQQSDRAEDIKGPPAAAAFKDGKPTPAAEGFARKQGVSLEALEVRPTEKGEFVFARKETPGQPATEILQRLIPQWIASLEGRRFMRWGDGDLRFPRPIRWLVTLLDEEVLPLTLVNGSDKIESDRVSRGHRVLHPEPVVISNAADYLETLRGAGVEVDPAVRRSAIEQQIAAAAQQLHGYAEVYPELLDEVVNLVEWPTAVAGKFDEEFSSLPTEAIATVMVTHQRYFPVKETADKNSVLLPNFIAISNGDPAKSDIITAGNERVIRARLADARFFYDADCSEPFETYLPQLDTVTFQEDLGTMHDKVERLIEIAEEICKQLDLPQQEREWVERAALLCKVDLVSQMVYEFPELQGVMGQKYALASGEPEAVATAIFEHYLPRGADDVLPESAIGQIVGIADRLDTLISIFGLGMLPTGSSDPFALRRAANAIINIIWHANLGINLDELLAQFGKDFASNHEDKESPYPALQEFFVQRIRTLLQDELGIDYDLVNAAIAEEDAEYCDRALNDLLDVRDRAVFLQTIRDNKTLDNIYETVNRSTRLAVKGDLDTETLEPENLIDPSLFEKGCERDFYEALVQLVPKTKAARDERNYQLLVDNLAQIAPVVSNFFDGEDSVLVMAENPDVQKNRLNLLGLLRNHARVLADFGRIVK
- a CDS encoding Uma2 family endonuclease produces the protein MVAAIATPQKESPLLFAKLTWREFKAVEQLLDRPGYRISFLDGTLEIVKMPGEPHETIKERLGALLELFLLMGGFDFTPTGSMTLESEGVAVKREADKSYKLAPDRKLPDLVIEVVFSSGGIDKLEAYKRLKISEVWFWEDGLLEIYHLRREDDGLHYEKISKSEAVKGIDLDLFLRCINMANHVEAIKTFQQTLQK
- a CDS encoding Uma2 family endonuclease, with protein sequence MIAAIATPQKESPLLFAKLTWREFKAVEQLLDRPGYRISFLDGTLEIVKMPGEPHETVKKRIAALLELYLLMAGFDFTPTGSMTLESEGVAVKREADESYKLAPDRKLPDLVIEVVFSSGGIDKLEAYKRLKIPEVWFWEDGLLEIYHLRGEGDGLHYEKISESEAVKGIDLDLFLRCINMANHVEAIKTFQQALQK